From a single Leclercia sp. AS011 genomic region:
- a CDS encoding DUF2594 family protein, with amino-acid sequence MSTPDFATAENNQQLAQEVSCLKSLLTLMLQAMGQADAGRVILKMERQIAQMEDQAQAEVFSSTVKQIKQAYRQ; translated from the coding sequence ATGAGCACACCTGATTTCGCCACTGCGGAGAATAACCAACAACTGGCGCAGGAAGTTTCCTGTCTGAAATCCCTGCTGACCCTGATGCTGCAGGCGATGGGCCAGGCGGACGCCGGTCGTGTGATCCTTAAGATGGAACGCCAGATTGCGCAGATGGAAGACCAGGCTCAGGCCGAGGTATTTTCCAGCACCGTTAAGCAGATCAAACAAGCTTACCGTCAATAA
- the uvrY gene encoding UvrY/SirA/GacA family response regulator transcription factor, translating to MINVLLVDDHELVRAGIRRILEDIKGIKVAGEACCGEDAVKWCRSNTADVVLMDMNMPGIGGLEATRKIARTWVDTKVIMLTVHTENPLPAKVMQAGAAGYLSKGAAPQEMVNAIRSVYSGQRYIASDIAQQMALSQIEPEKTESPFASLSERELQIMLMITKGQKVNEISEQLNLSPKTVNSYRYRMFSKLNIHGDVELTHLAIRHGLCNAETLISQ from the coding sequence TTGATCAACGTCCTTCTTGTTGATGACCACGAACTGGTGCGCGCAGGGATACGACGCATTCTTGAAGATATAAAAGGTATTAAAGTTGCCGGCGAGGCCTGCTGCGGCGAAGATGCCGTTAAATGGTGCCGGTCAAATACCGCTGATGTTGTCCTGATGGACATGAACATGCCCGGTATTGGTGGCCTGGAAGCGACGCGTAAAATCGCGCGTACCTGGGTTGATACCAAAGTGATCATGCTGACGGTTCACACTGAAAATCCCCTTCCTGCAAAAGTGATGCAGGCGGGCGCAGCTGGCTATTTAAGCAAAGGCGCGGCCCCGCAGGAGATGGTCAATGCGATCCGATCCGTCTATTCCGGGCAGCGCTATATTGCTTCAGATATCGCGCAACAGATGGCCCTCAGTCAGATTGAGCCAGAAAAGACCGAATCACCCTTTGCCAGTTTGTCTGAGCGCGAATTGCAGATTATGCTGATGATTACCAAAGGCCAGAAGGTGAATGAGATCTCCGAGCAGCTTAATCTCAGCCCGAAAACGGTGAACAGCTATCGCTACCGCATGTTCAGTAAACTGAACATTCATGGCGACGTTGAACTCACTCACCTGGCCATCCGCCATGGTCTGTGCAATGCCGAGACCCTAATTAGTCAGTGA
- the uvrC gene encoding excinuclease ABC subunit UvrC yields MSDVFESSAFLKTVTSQPGVYRMYDAGGTVIYVGKAKDLKKRLSSYFRSNLASRKTEALVAQIQQIDVTVTHTETEALLLEHNYIKLYQPRYNVLLRDDKSYPFIFLSSDTHPRLATHRGAKHAKGEYFGPFPNGYAVRETLALLQKIFPVRQCENSVYRNRSRPCLQYQIGRCLGPCVEGLVSEEEYAQQVEYVRLFLAGKDDQVLTQLIARMEKASQALNFEEAARIRDQIQAVRRVTEKQFVSNNGDDLDVIGVSFDAGMACVHVLFIRQGKVLGSRSYFPKVPGGTELGEVVETFVGQFYLQGSQMRTLPSEILLDFNLSDKTLLADSLSELAGRKVNVQTKPRGDRARYLKLARTNAATALSTKLSQQSTVHQRLAALATTLQLPEVKRMECFDISHTMGEQTVASCVVFDANGPLRAEYRRYNITGITPGDDYAAMNQVLRRRYGKAIEESKIPDVIVIDGGKGQLGQAKAVFAELDVPWDKHHPLLLGVAKGTDRKAGLETLFLEPEGEGFSLPPDSPALHVIQHIRDESHDHAIGGHRKKRAKVKNTSTLETIEGVGPKRRQMLLKYMGGLQGLLNASVEEIAKVPGISQGLAEKIYYSLKH; encoded by the coding sequence GTGAGTGATGTGTTTGAATCCAGTGCTTTCCTGAAAACCGTTACCAGCCAGCCAGGCGTCTACCGGATGTATGACGCTGGCGGGACGGTTATCTATGTTGGAAAAGCGAAAGATCTTAAAAAGCGACTTTCCAGCTATTTCCGCAGCAATCTCGCCTCCCGTAAAACAGAGGCGCTGGTCGCCCAGATCCAGCAGATCGATGTCACTGTGACCCACACAGAGACCGAAGCCCTGTTGCTGGAGCATAATTACATCAAGTTGTATCAGCCGCGTTACAACGTGCTGCTGCGCGACGACAAATCCTATCCGTTTATCTTTCTCAGCAGCGACACCCATCCCCGTCTGGCGACCCATCGCGGTGCCAAGCATGCGAAAGGTGAGTACTTTGGCCCGTTCCCCAACGGCTATGCCGTGCGGGAAACGCTGGCTCTGCTGCAAAAGATTTTCCCGGTTCGCCAGTGCGAAAATAGCGTCTATCGCAACCGCTCCCGTCCTTGCCTGCAGTATCAGATTGGTCGTTGCCTCGGGCCCTGCGTGGAGGGGCTGGTCAGTGAAGAGGAATACGCGCAGCAGGTGGAGTATGTGCGCCTGTTCCTCGCCGGTAAAGACGATCAGGTACTGACCCAGCTGATTGCCCGCATGGAGAAGGCCAGCCAGGCGCTGAACTTTGAAGAGGCGGCGCGGATCCGCGATCAGATCCAGGCCGTGCGTCGGGTGACGGAAAAACAGTTTGTCTCCAATAATGGCGATGACCTGGACGTGATTGGCGTCTCCTTTGACGCGGGTATGGCCTGCGTGCACGTGCTCTTTATCCGTCAGGGTAAGGTGCTGGGCAGCCGCAGCTACTTCCCGAAAGTGCCGGGCGGCACCGAGTTGGGCGAAGTGGTGGAGACCTTTGTCGGCCAGTTCTATTTGCAGGGCAGCCAGATGCGCACTCTGCCGTCGGAAATCTTGCTCGACTTTAATCTGAGTGATAAGACGCTGCTGGCCGATTCGCTGTCGGAGCTGGCGGGGCGCAAGGTGAACGTTCAGACCAAACCGCGTGGCGATCGTGCCCGCTACCTGAAGCTGGCGCGTACCAATGCGGCGACGGCGCTCAGCACCAAACTGTCCCAGCAGTCGACCGTTCATCAGCGCCTGGCCGCGCTGGCGACGACGTTACAGCTGCCGGAAGTAAAACGGATGGAGTGTTTTGACATCAGCCACACGATGGGGGAGCAGACCGTTGCCTCCTGCGTGGTGTTCGATGCCAACGGGCCGCTGCGGGCGGAGTATCGCCGCTACAACATCACCGGTATTACCCCCGGGGATGACTACGCCGCCATGAATCAGGTGTTACGCCGCCGCTACGGCAAAGCTATTGAAGAGAGTAAGATCCCGGACGTTATCGTCATTGATGGCGGTAAAGGACAGCTCGGCCAGGCAAAAGCGGTGTTTGCCGAACTGGACGTTCCCTGGGATAAGCACCATCCGCTGCTGCTGGGCGTGGCCAAAGGTACCGATCGTAAAGCCGGGCTGGAAACCCTGTTCCTGGAGCCGGAAGGGGAGGGCTTTAGCCTGCCGCCGGATTCACCTGCACTGCATGTGATCCAGCATATCCGCGATGAGTCGCACGATCATGCGATTGGCGGCCACCGCAAAAAACGGGCGAAGGTGAAAAATACCAGTACGCTGGAGACCATCGAAGGGGTTGGGCCAAAGCGTCGTCAGATGCTGCTGAAATACATGGGTGGTTTGCAAGGATTACTCAACGCCAGCGTGGAGGAAATTGCAAAAGTGCCGGGTATTTCGCAAGGGCTGGCAGAAAAGATCTACTACTCGTTGAAACATTGA
- the pgsA gene encoding CDP-diacylglycerol--glycerol-3-phosphate 3-phosphatidyltransferase, which produces MRLNIPTLLTLFRVVLIPFFVLAFYLPFVWAPFACALIFFVAAVTDWFDGYLARRWNQSTRFGAFLDPVADKVMVAIAMVLVVEHYHSWWVTLPAATMIAREIIISALREWMAELGKRSSVAVSWIGKVKTTAQMAALVWMLWRPNEWVEWAGIGLFMVAAVLTLWSMLQYLNAARGDLLDQ; this is translated from the coding sequence ATGCGATTAAACATCCCTACGTTGTTAACGCTTTTCCGCGTCGTCCTCATCCCTTTCTTTGTGCTGGCGTTTTATCTGCCGTTCGTCTGGGCTCCCTTCGCCTGTGCGCTGATCTTTTTCGTCGCGGCGGTAACCGACTGGTTTGACGGCTACCTGGCGCGTCGCTGGAACCAGAGCACCCGTTTCGGTGCCTTCCTCGACCCGGTAGCGGATAAGGTGATGGTCGCCATCGCCATGGTGCTGGTGGTGGAACATTACCACAGCTGGTGGGTCACCCTGCCTGCCGCAACCATGATCGCCCGTGAAATCATTATCTCAGCCCTGCGTGAGTGGATGGCTGAACTGGGTAAACGCAGCAGCGTGGCAGTCTCCTGGATCGGTAAGGTGAAAACCACCGCCCAGATGGCGGCGCTGGTGTGGATGCTGTGGCGTCCGAACGAGTGGGTAGAGTGGGCGGGTATCGGCCTGTTTATGGTCGCCGCGGTGCTGACGCTGTGGTCGATGTTGCAATATTTGAACGCTGCACGCGGCGATTTGCTTGATCAGTGA
- a CDS encoding DUF6979 family protein produces MVISQSGYGVITLNAVELIRQQLSPIEAWSCAVAEKEKGCPKSAFLGLCQFGWVKGVQPGEYLSARALNGPNKDYAIRAAQLVLADSETDYTPRQLWTVITTGFIQAAANHNQQMNVVLALKEAGLLTEGTVPY; encoded by the coding sequence ATGGTAATCAGTCAAAGTGGCTATGGTGTCATCACCCTTAATGCCGTTGAACTTATCAGACAGCAATTATCTCCGATCGAAGCGTGGTCTTGCGCTGTAGCAGAAAAAGAAAAAGGCTGCCCAAAATCAGCATTTCTTGGGTTGTGTCAGTTTGGCTGGGTGAAAGGTGTTCAACCCGGAGAGTATCTTTCTGCACGTGCACTGAACGGGCCTAATAAAGATTATGCAATCCGTGCAGCCCAGCTTGTTCTGGCTGATTCTGAAACTGATTACACTCCTCGCCAATTGTGGACAGTGATCACAACTGGCTTTATCCAGGCTGCTGCTAACCACAATCAGCAAATGAATGTTGTGCTTGCACTCAAAGAGGCGGGATTGCTTACTGAAGGAACAGTTCCTTATTGA
- a CDS encoding cupin domain-containing protein, with the protein MALNLFSQLPGAGVRNEAEIFDALLVAPGLKIERILSTGQASPPGFWYCQTENEWVVVLRGSAGVKFEAENEVRVLHAGDAVHIPAQCRHRVEWTDPDVPTVWLAVFYCGCGEA; encoded by the coding sequence ATGGCGTTAAATCTCTTTTCACAGCTGCCCGGGGCGGGCGTTCGTAACGAGGCTGAAATCTTCGACGCGTTGCTTGTAGCGCCGGGGTTAAAAATTGAGCGCATCCTCTCCACCGGTCAAGCCAGTCCGCCTGGCTTCTGGTACTGCCAGACGGAAAACGAATGGGTGGTCGTTCTGCGTGGCTCGGCGGGGGTGAAATTCGAAGCGGAAAATGAGGTCCGAGTGCTGCATGCGGGGGATGCGGTGCATATCCCCGCGCAATGCCGGCACCGGGTGGAGTGGACCGATCCCGATGTACCGACGGTTTGGCTGGCGGTGTTTTATTGTGGGTGTGGTGAAGCATGA
- a CDS encoding ABC transporter permease: MSARKTQDRVEIYLSLLIAVVVIAFSFLIPSVFWSSANFQSIASQMPILGVLALAMAVTILTGGINLSIIATMNACGLVMAWVATHYPPTLSSMLLVLAAGLAMAIVIGSVIGFLIAVVRVSPILATLGIMTLLKGINILISKGSSIANFPDYVLVINSTNLLGIPLPLLVFLAVVVILWVILEKSAFGRTIYLIGSNEQATHYAGINTRKTLIWVYILSSVLCVIAALLMMSKLNSAKASYGESYLLVSILAAVLGGVNPDGGFGKVFGMVMALILLQMLESGLNILGVSSYITMALWGGLLLAFIFLKGAQLSRLFNRS; the protein is encoded by the coding sequence ATGAGCGCCAGAAAAACCCAGGATCGCGTTGAGATTTACCTGAGTCTGTTAATCGCTGTCGTCGTGATCGCGTTTAGCTTCCTCATCCCCTCTGTCTTCTGGTCGTCAGCCAACTTCCAGTCCATCGCCTCGCAGATGCCGATCCTCGGCGTGCTGGCGTTAGCCATGGCGGTGACCATCCTCACCGGCGGGATCAACCTGTCCATTATCGCCACCATGAACGCCTGCGGGCTGGTGATGGCCTGGGTCGCCACCCACTATCCCCCGACGCTGAGCAGTATGCTGCTGGTACTGGCGGCCGGGTTAGCCATGGCGATCGTGATTGGGTCGGTGATTGGCTTTTTAATCGCCGTGGTGCGGGTCTCACCGATTTTAGCGACGCTCGGGATCATGACCCTGCTGAAGGGGATAAATATCCTGATCTCCAAAGGCTCGTCGATCGCGAACTTCCCGGATTACGTGCTGGTTATCAACAGCACCAATCTCCTCGGCATCCCGCTGCCGTTACTGGTGTTTCTGGCCGTGGTGGTCATCCTGTGGGTGATCCTCGAAAAATCCGCCTTCGGGCGCACGATCTACCTGATTGGCTCTAATGAACAGGCGACCCACTACGCCGGGATCAACACCCGGAAGACCCTTATCTGGGTCTATATTCTCTCTTCGGTGTTGTGCGTCATTGCCGCGCTGCTGATGATGTCCAAACTGAACTCGGCCAAGGCCTCTTACGGTGAGTCTTATCTGCTGGTATCAATTCTCGCGGCGGTGCTGGGCGGGGTGAACCCCGATGGCGGCTTCGGCAAAGTCTTTGGCATGGTGATGGCGCTGATCCTGCTGCAGATGCTTGAGAGCGGGCTGAACATTCTTGGGGTGAGTAGCTATATCACCATGGCCCTGTGGGGCGGCCTGCTGCTGGCGTTTATTTTTCTCAAGGGGGCTCAGCTCTCGCGCCTGTTCAACAGGTCCTGA
- a CDS encoding ABC transporter permease, with product MVKKIGVKTHELFLSLTIILIGGYLSYASADFLTLGNLYDLINNYAMLTILACGLFIVLISGGIDISFPAMTIISQYVMVTLIQGTSGNFALAFALSGGLGLLLGLVNATLVNRLKVPSIIITISTLNIFYGLLLYLTKGVWLYSYPAWFEEGVMLFKFTAADGYDYGLSLPIITLLVVVALTGFIMNKTSIGRMIYAMGGNREAASRMGFGIFKMQLFVYGYMGLMSGVAGVVQSATVLTVAPDSLLGYELTVLAAVVLGGTSIVGGRGTLLGTLLGVVLLAVIQNGLNLTGVSSYWHTVVTGVVIVTSISMTAWSQRKGEGAVA from the coding sequence ATGGTTAAGAAAATCGGGGTGAAAACCCATGAACTGTTCCTCAGTCTGACCATTATCCTGATTGGCGGCTATCTGTCGTATGCCAGCGCCGATTTTCTGACGCTGGGGAATCTCTACGATCTGATCAACAACTACGCCATGTTAACTATCCTCGCCTGCGGCCTGTTCATTGTCCTGATCTCCGGCGGGATCGATATCTCCTTCCCGGCCATGACCATCATCTCCCAGTACGTGATGGTTACCCTGATTCAGGGCACCAGCGGCAACTTCGCCCTGGCCTTTGCGTTGTCGGGCGGGCTGGGTTTACTCCTCGGGCTGGTCAACGCCACGCTGGTGAACCGGCTCAAGGTGCCCTCGATCATCATTACCATTTCAACCCTCAATATTTTTTACGGCCTGCTGCTGTACCTGACCAAAGGGGTCTGGCTGTACAGCTATCCGGCGTGGTTTGAAGAGGGGGTGATGCTGTTTAAATTCACGGCCGCCGACGGCTACGATTATGGCTTAAGCCTGCCGATCATCACCCTGCTGGTGGTGGTGGCGTTAACCGGCTTTATCATGAACAAAACCAGCATTGGCCGGATGATATACGCCATGGGCGGCAACCGCGAAGCGGCATCCCGCATGGGATTTGGCATCTTTAAGATGCAGCTGTTTGTCTACGGCTATATGGGGCTGATGTCCGGCGTGGCCGGTGTGGTTCAGTCGGCGACCGTGTTAACCGTCGCTCCCGACTCCCTGCTGGGCTATGAGCTGACGGTGCTCGCCGCGGTGGTACTGGGCGGAACCAGCATTGTCGGCGGGCGCGGCACCTTACTCGGCACCCTGCTGGGGGTGGTTTTACTGGCCGTGATCCAAAACGGTCTCAATCTGACAGGGGTCTCCTCTTACTGGCATACGGTCGTTACCGGGGTGGTGATCGTCACCAGCATCAGTATGACGGCCTGGAGTCAGCGCAAAGGAGAGGGAGCAGTAGCATGA
- a CDS encoding sugar ABC transporter ATP-binding protein, producing the protein MEPFISLGKISKTFYGVKALDNINLTLLPGEVHCLAGQNGCGKSTLIKIISGVYKPDPGFEIAIEDKPYAHLSPIDSVKAGIQVIYQDLSLFPNLTVAENIGIHQHHHNLLVNKREIRRIAGLTMKSIDARLDLDANVDSLPIAQRQIVAICRALAQEARLIIMDEPTASLTMQEVKGLLRVIGDLKKRNICVVFVSHRLDEVLEISDRISVLKNGSLIGTYPASDINNKKLAFLMTGKEFSYAVLPPIEKIGEVALKVTNLTKHQQYKDISFQLHQGEILAITGLLGAGRTELCLSLFGLTKPDSGEILLEGKAVHFASNRDAVKAGIGYVSEDRMSTGLVMDQSINDNIISTVLSRLKTPFRLLDRAKSDRIVTDLIEQLSIKIGSVDLPVNTLSGGNAQRVAIAKWLAINPKVLILDSPTVGVDIANKAGIYQIISALSRKGIAVLMITDEIDEAFFNSHRILVMRKGEIVAELLPEKTSEAALAEVVNG; encoded by the coding sequence ATGGAGCCCTTTATTTCACTGGGTAAGATCAGCAAGACCTTCTACGGTGTAAAAGCGCTGGATAACATCAACCTGACGCTGTTACCCGGGGAAGTGCACTGCCTGGCCGGGCAGAACGGCTGCGGCAAATCGACGCTGATAAAAATCATCTCCGGCGTCTATAAACCCGACCCCGGGTTTGAGATCGCCATCGAGGATAAGCCCTACGCGCACCTTTCGCCCATCGACTCCGTCAAAGCGGGCATTCAGGTGATCTACCAGGATCTCTCCTTATTCCCCAATTTAACCGTCGCGGAAAACATCGGTATCCACCAGCACCACCATAATCTGCTGGTTAACAAGCGGGAAATCCGCCGCATCGCCGGGCTGACGATGAAAAGTATCGATGCCAGACTGGACCTGGATGCCAACGTGGACTCCCTGCCCATCGCCCAGCGTCAGATCGTCGCCATCTGCCGGGCGCTGGCGCAGGAAGCCCGGCTGATCATTATGGACGAGCCCACCGCCTCGCTGACCATGCAGGAGGTAAAGGGGCTGCTGCGGGTGATCGGCGACCTGAAAAAAAGGAACATCTGCGTGGTTTTCGTCAGCCACCGGCTGGATGAGGTGCTGGAGATCTCCGACCGGATCAGCGTCCTGAAAAACGGCAGCCTGATCGGTACTTATCCCGCCAGCGACATCAACAATAAGAAACTCGCCTTCCTGATGACCGGCAAAGAGTTCTCATATGCGGTTCTGCCGCCGATTGAGAAAATTGGCGAGGTGGCGCTTAAGGTCACGAACCTCACTAAACATCAGCAGTATAAAGACATCTCTTTCCAGCTCCATCAGGGGGAGATCCTGGCCATTACCGGCCTGCTGGGCGCCGGGCGCACGGAGCTGTGCCTGAGCCTGTTCGGGCTCACAAAACCTGACTCGGGCGAGATACTCCTTGAGGGCAAGGCGGTGCATTTCGCCAGCAACCGGGATGCGGTAAAAGCCGGAATTGGCTACGTCTCTGAAGACCGGATGAGCACCGGTCTGGTGATGGATCAGTCGATCAATGACAATATTATCTCCACCGTACTCTCGCGGCTGAAAACCCCGTTCCGGCTGCTGGACAGGGCAAAATCGGACCGCATCGTTACCGATCTCATCGAACAGCTGAGCATCAAGATTGGCAGCGTGGATCTGCCCGTCAACACCCTCTCCGGCGGCAACGCCCAGCGCGTGGCGATTGCCAAATGGCTGGCCATCAACCCTAAAGTGCTGATCCTCGACTCCCCCACCGTCGGCGTCGACATTGCCAACAAAGCGGGTATCTACCAGATCATCTCCGCCCTGTCGCGCAAGGGGATTGCGGTGCTGATGATCACCGATGAGATCGACGAAGCCTTCTTTAACAGCCACCGGATTTTAGTGATGCGTAAGGGCGAGATCGTCGCCGAACTCCTCCCGGAAAAGACGTCGGAGGCGGCGCTGGCAGAGGTGGTCAATGGTTAA
- a CDS encoding autoinducer 2 ABC transporter substrate-binding protein, producing MNKICLTKLLSASLLGLMVFSTSAMAKEIEVVNISKIDGMPWFNRMGEGVTKAGSDLGIKASQVGPSSTDAPQQVKIIEDLIAKKVSAIGIVPNDADVLEPVFKKAREAGIVVLTNESPGQPSANWDVEIIDNQKFAADNVEEMAKAMGGKGGYVIYVGSLTVPQHNLWADLFVKYQKEHYPEMHEVTNRMPVAENIDDARRTTIDLMKAHPDMKGIVSFGSQGPIGAGRAVKDKRAKGKVFVYGMMIPSQAASLIKSGDIAMGITYDPASAGYAITAIADKVLKGEEISQGLEIPNLGKADVDSEKRIIKFHKVLRVTKENIDSLY from the coding sequence ATGAATAAAATATGCTTAACAAAATTATTGTCCGCGAGCCTGCTCGGGTTGATGGTTTTCTCGACCTCTGCAATGGCGAAAGAAATTGAAGTGGTCAATATTTCAAAGATAGATGGCATGCCCTGGTTTAATCGGATGGGAGAAGGCGTGACGAAAGCGGGCAGCGATCTCGGAATTAAAGCCTCTCAGGTGGGGCCGTCCAGTACCGATGCCCCGCAGCAGGTCAAAATCATTGAGGACCTGATCGCTAAAAAAGTTTCTGCCATCGGTATCGTGCCTAATGACGCCGATGTTCTCGAGCCGGTATTTAAAAAGGCGCGTGAAGCGGGCATCGTGGTTTTAACCAACGAATCTCCGGGGCAACCCAGCGCTAACTGGGATGTAGAAATTATTGATAACCAGAAATTTGCCGCCGACAACGTCGAAGAGATGGCCAAAGCCATGGGCGGTAAAGGGGGTTATGTCATTTATGTCGGCAGCCTGACCGTGCCGCAGCATAACCTGTGGGCCGATTTGTTCGTCAAATATCAGAAAGAGCACTACCCGGAGATGCATGAAGTCACCAACCGCATGCCAGTTGCGGAAAACATCGACGACGCCCGCCGCACCACCATCGATCTGATGAAAGCCCATCCCGACATGAAAGGGATTGTCTCATTTGGTTCTCAGGGCCCTATCGGCGCGGGTCGCGCGGTGAAAGATAAACGGGCGAAAGGCAAAGTCTTTGTCTACGGCATGATGATCCCCTCCCAGGCCGCCTCACTGATTAAAAGCGGCGATATCGCCATGGGCATCACCTACGATCCGGCCTCTGCGGGTTATGCCATCACCGCCATTGCCGACAAAGTCCTGAAAGGAGAAGAGATTTCCCAGGGGCTGGAGATCCCCAATCTCGGCAAGGCTGACGTGGACAGCGAAAAACGCATCATCAAATTCCATAAAGTCCTGCGCGTCACCAAAGAGAATATCGATAGCCTGTATTGA
- a CDS encoding transglutaminase-like domain-containing protein, with product MQRRQFLKSSVLLSAAGLVGPAVASQTVVQNGAPLAAPVMRRRFVLSQTYKLAPPQGSSGVVKLWIPLPVDTAFQQMTGLSFSGNYQQAYITTNNAYGAKTLFATWPKSDGDLLLQLDLEIETADWEPLKHDALKHWQAPEQIVYPLAVKPYLLPTTHTPVDGLVRETAQKITAGETDPLKKARLIYEWVSSHMERDNDVIGCGTGDVATILQSGKLSGKCTDISSVFVALARASGIPARELFGIRLGKANKLERYSASAFGKADSAGVSDVSGGQHCRAEFYLAGYGWLPCDPADVTKMRLAEKKAHQDPDVQAVNTYLFGNWEMNWVGFNYGRDFELYPAAEQGAVNNFGYPYAEVDGDPLNFYDPKVFTYHYVSTEQR from the coding sequence ATGCAGCGTCGACAATTTCTTAAATCCAGTGTTCTTCTTTCTGCCGCAGGCTTAGTTGGCCCGGCCGTCGCCAGCCAGACGGTGGTGCAAAACGGTGCGCCGCTGGCCGCGCCGGTAATGCGCCGTCGGTTTGTTCTGTCGCAAACTTATAAGCTGGCACCGCCGCAGGGCTCCAGCGGCGTGGTTAAACTCTGGATCCCGCTGCCGGTGGACACCGCCTTTCAGCAGATGACCGGCCTGTCGTTCAGCGGCAATTACCAGCAGGCGTATATCACCACCAACAACGCCTACGGGGCCAAAACGCTGTTCGCGACCTGGCCGAAATCCGACGGCGATCTGCTGCTCCAGCTCGACCTGGAGATCGAAACGGCAGACTGGGAGCCGCTGAAACATGACGCTCTGAAACACTGGCAGGCCCCGGAGCAGATTGTCTATCCCCTGGCGGTGAAGCCCTACCTGCTGCCGACGACGCATACCCCGGTTGATGGCCTGGTGCGCGAGACGGCGCAAAAAATCACCGCCGGTGAAACCGATCCGTTGAAGAAAGCCCGTCTGATCTACGAATGGGTCAGCAGCCATATGGAGCGCGATAACGACGTGATCGGCTGCGGCACTGGCGATGTGGCGACCATCCTGCAAAGCGGCAAGCTGAGCGGCAAATGCACCGACATCAGCTCGGTGTTTGTCGCCCTGGCGCGCGCCAGCGGCATCCCGGCGCGTGAGCTGTTTGGCATCCGTCTGGGCAAGGCCAACAAGCTGGAGCGTTACTCCGCCAGCGCCTTCGGCAAGGCCGACAGCGCGGGCGTGTCCGACGTCAGCGGCGGGCAGCACTGCCGGGCGGAGTTTTATCTGGCGGGCTACGGCTGGCTGCCGTGCGATCCCGCTGACGTCACCAAAATGCGGCTGGCAGAGAAAAAAGCCCATCAGGATCCCGATGTGCAGGCGGTGAATACCTACCTGTTTGGCAACTGGGAGATGAACTGGGTGGGCTTTAACTACGGGCGCGATTTTGAGCTGTACCCGGCGGCGGAGCAGGGGGCGGTGAATAACTTCGGCTACCCCTATGCCGAAGTGGACGGCGACCCGCTCAATTTTTACGATCCGAAGGTGTTCACGTATCACTATGTCTCAACAGAACAACGCTAA
- a CDS encoding mercuric transporter MerT family protein, producing the protein MSQQNNAKGAGLTLLTAAAAAVTAGLCCVGPLLYLLFGISAAGFAGLSQLEFLRVPMILLSAGLMLRVFWRLYFSTRPWCTGRMTLGQMRLLFWLSLPVLLLVLFYPTVVAWYYEVME; encoded by the coding sequence ATGTCTCAACAGAACAACGCTAAGGGCGCGGGGCTTACCCTGTTGACGGCGGCCGCGGCGGCCGTCACCGCCGGGCTGTGCTGCGTCGGGCCGCTGCTCTATCTGCTGTTTGGCATCTCGGCGGCCGGTTTTGCCGGGCTCAGCCAGCTTGAGTTCCTGCGGGTGCCGATGATCCTGCTGTCGGCAGGGCTGATGCTGCGGGTCTTCTGGCGGCTCTATTTTTCAACGCGGCCGTGGTGTACCGGGCGGATGACGCTGGGGCAAATGCGTCTGCTGTTCTGGCTCTCGCTGCCGGTACTGTTGCTGGTGCTGTTCTACCCCACTGTGGTGGCCTGGTATTATGAGGTGATGGAATGA
- a CDS encoding heavy-metal-associated domain-containing protein — MKRLLITASLLLPLCAQAANEKVVLDVQGMTCSLCVISVNQALRETEGVVKAKASLKTRQTDVIVPEGFPTETLLQAVAKTGYTATVNRIEKP; from the coding sequence ATGAAACGACTGCTGATAACCGCGAGTCTGTTACTGCCCCTGTGCGCGCAGGCCGCGAATGAAAAAGTGGTGCTCGACGTGCAGGGCATGACCTGCTCCCTGTGCGTGATATCGGTTAACCAGGCCCTGCGTGAAACGGAAGGGGTGGTAAAAGCCAAAGCGTCACTGAAGACGCGACAAACCGACGTCATTGTCCCGGAAGGCTTCCCGACCGAAACGTTATTACAGGCGGTGGCAAAAACGGGCTATACGGCAACTGTGAACCGTATAGAAAAACCCTAA